Proteins encoded by one window of Gouania willdenowi chromosome 4, fGouWil2.1, whole genome shotgun sequence:
- the samd13 gene encoding sterile alpha motif domain-containing protein 13, with amino-acid sequence MKILCNITDTAMEEKANGSVDTKSPVENGQLPDPSNWGVADVVNYFKETGFEEQATAFQDQEIDGKSLLLMTRNDVLTGLSIKLGPALKIYEYHVKPLQTQHLKSNASS; translated from the exons CTGCCATGGAAGAAAAGGCAAATGGCTCTGTCGACACCAAAAG ccCAGTGGAGAATGGGCAGCTGCCAGATCCTTCCAACTGGGGCGTTGCCGATGTTGTTAATTACTTTAAAGAAACAGGATTCGAGGAGCAAGCTACAGCTTTCCAGGATCAG gaAATTGATGGCAAGTCCCTCCTCCTGATGACACGCAACGACGTACTAACAGGGCTGTCGATAAAGCTCGGACCCGCCCTGAAGATATACGAGTATCACGTGAAGCCGCTGCAAACTCAGCACCTTAAGAGCAACGCCTCCTCGTAG
- the uox gene encoding uricase — MATPADQKVEFVRTGYGKNTVKVLCIRREGKHHYIIELKADVELTLKTRKDYLTGDNADIIPTDTIKNTVHALAKLRGVKNIERFSLDICNHFLTSFNHVLRAKVYMEEAPWRRLAMNGVEHAHAFIMSPEAVRFCDVEQNLHGTPVVHSGVKDMKVLKTTQSGFEGFHKDRFTTLKETKDRCFCTAVYSRWLYNTIQDVDFDATWTCVKEAIIEKFAGPCDHGEFSPSVQKTLYETQVLVLDKIPEVEEIEIVMPNQHYITIDMTKMGLTNKDEVLLALDNPSGNITGTVRRKQRSRL, encoded by the exons ATGGCAACTCCTGCAGATCAG aAAGTGGAGTTTGTACGAACCGGATACGGCAAGAATACGGTGAAAGTGCTGTGCATCAGGAGAGAGGGGAAACACCACTACATCATCGAGCTGAAGGCGGACGTGGAGCTCACGCTAAAAACACGCAAGGACTATCTTACCGGAGACAACGCCGACATCATCCCAACCGACACCATCAAAAACACGGTCCACGCTCTGGCCAAACTCAGAGGG GTAAAGAACATCGAAAGATTTTCCTTGGACATCTGTAACCATTTCCTGACCTCCTTCAATCATGTGCTGAGAGCCAAAGTCTACATGGAGGAGGCTCCATGGAGAAGGCTGGCGATG AATGGGGTGGAGCATGCTCATGCTTTCATCATGAGTCCAGAGGCTGTTCGTTTCTGTGATGTCGAACAGAACCTCCATG GCACCCCAGTGGTTCACAGTGGGGTAAAGGACATGAAGGTCCTAAAAACCACCCAGTCCGGTTTCGAAGGTTTCCATAAAGACCGCTTCACTACTCTGAAGGAGACCAAGGATCGATGCTTCTGCACCGCCGTCTATTCACGGTGGCTCTATAACACGATTCAGGACGTCGACTTTGATGCCACATG GACATGTGTGAAGGAGGCCATCATTGAGAAGTTTGCAGGTCCTTGTGATCATGGAGAATTCTCTCCGTCTGTGCAGAAGACCCTTTATGAAACCCAGGTCCTGGTCCTGGACAAAATCCCTGAG gtGGAAGAAATTGAGATTGTCATGCCCAACCAACACTACATCACCATCGACATGACTAAAATGGGTCTGACAAACAAAGATGAG GTTCTTCTTGCTCTGGATAACCCCTCAGGGAACATCACAGGAACTGTACGCAGAAAACAACGATCCCGCCTGTGA
- the dnase2b gene encoding deoxyribonuclease-2-beta isoform X1: protein MVSVGMMSALSPFQMFWMATRRSLFLQITLMVLGCTECRPPLSCRNEAGDPVDWFIIYKLPQYRIGEIGSGVEYLYLDSSSDSWQMSKFMINSSQGAIGNTLNQLYEGKAYESNSLVYALYNDGPPVLKYIKGYGHTKGVLLFDHSQGFWLPHSIPRFPSFPDGGYLYPTSGKVNGQTALCVTFQYQQFLNIAKQLVYFYPRFYNCSVPASFLADLPQLAQLCKGSKPEPASKTSMKELVSIGGNTFLSFAKSEHLVDDIYTGWVAQALDADLLVQSWQRQGWKLPSNCSLPKHVMNIQRIQPSESVLFHSYNDHSKWCVSQTYEKQLTCLGDLNREVSQMRCGGGLICTFNPSVYNAFRRAVDWYEGC from the exons ATGGTGTCGGTTGGGATGATGTCGGCGTTGTCTCCG tttCAGATGTTCTGGATGGCGACACGCCGCAGTTTATTCCTCCAGATTACGCTCATGGTTTTAGGATGCACAGAGTGCCGTCCTCCCCTTTCCTGTCGGAATGAAGCTGGTGACCCAGTTGATTG GTTCATAATCTACAAGCTTCCTCAATACAGGATTGGTGAGATTGGAAGTGGGGTTGAGTATTTGTATCTGGACTCATCATCAGACAGTTGGCAGATGAGTAAATTCATGATCAACAGCAGCCAGGGAGCTATAGGGAACACGCTGAACCAGCTTTATGAAGGCAAGGCCTACGAA TCAAACAGTTTGGTCTATGCACTCTACAATGATGGCCCACCAGTCCTGAAGTACATCAAAGGCTATGGACACACTAAAG GAGTTCTGCTCTTTGACCATTCTCAGGGCTTCTGGCTGCCGCATAGCATTCCTCGTTTCCCCTCGTTCCCTGATGGTGGTTACCTTTACCCAACCTCAGGCAAAGTCAATGGCCAGACAGCgctgtgtgtgacctttcagtaTCAACAGTTCCTCAACATTG CAAAGCAGTTGGTCTACTTTTATCCACGTTTCTATAACTGCTCAGTGCCTGCTTCCTTCCTGGCCGACCTGCCACAGTTGGCCCAGTTATGCAAGGGCTCCAAACCAGAGCCAGCCTCAAAGACCAGCATGAAAGAGCTGGTATCCATTGGAGGAAACACATTTCTTAGCTTTGCCAAGTCTGAGCACCTTGTTGATG ACATCTACACAGGCTGGGTGGCTCAGGCCCTGGATGCTGACCTCCTGGTTCAGTCATGGCAAAGACAAGGCTGGAAGCTGCCCTCCAACTGCTCGCTGCCCAAACATGTCATGAACATCCAGAGGATCCAGCCCTCTGAATCAGTCCTGTTCCACTCCTACAACGACCACTCTAAGTGGTGCGTAtcacaaacatatgaaaaacaGCTCACATGCCTGGGCGATCTAAACAGGGAGGTGTCTCAGATGAGGTGTGGAGGGGGCCTGATCTGTACCTTCAATCCTTCAGTTTACAACGCCTTCAGAAGAGCAGTGGACTGGTACGAGGGCTGTTGA
- the dnase2b gene encoding deoxyribonuclease-2-beta isoform X2, producing MFWMATRRSLFLQITLMVLGCTECRPPLSCRNEAGDPVDWFIIYKLPQYRIGEIGSGVEYLYLDSSSDSWQMSKFMINSSQGAIGNTLNQLYEGKAYESNSLVYALYNDGPPVLKYIKGYGHTKGVLLFDHSQGFWLPHSIPRFPSFPDGGYLYPTSGKVNGQTALCVTFQYQQFLNIAKQLVYFYPRFYNCSVPASFLADLPQLAQLCKGSKPEPASKTSMKELVSIGGNTFLSFAKSEHLVDDIYTGWVAQALDADLLVQSWQRQGWKLPSNCSLPKHVMNIQRIQPSESVLFHSYNDHSKWCVSQTYEKQLTCLGDLNREVSQMRCGGGLICTFNPSVYNAFRRAVDWYEGC from the exons ATGTTCTGGATGGCGACACGCCGCAGTTTATTCCTCCAGATTACGCTCATGGTTTTAGGATGCACAGAGTGCCGTCCTCCCCTTTCCTGTCGGAATGAAGCTGGTGACCCAGTTGATTG GTTCATAATCTACAAGCTTCCTCAATACAGGATTGGTGAGATTGGAAGTGGGGTTGAGTATTTGTATCTGGACTCATCATCAGACAGTTGGCAGATGAGTAAATTCATGATCAACAGCAGCCAGGGAGCTATAGGGAACACGCTGAACCAGCTTTATGAAGGCAAGGCCTACGAA TCAAACAGTTTGGTCTATGCACTCTACAATGATGGCCCACCAGTCCTGAAGTACATCAAAGGCTATGGACACACTAAAG GAGTTCTGCTCTTTGACCATTCTCAGGGCTTCTGGCTGCCGCATAGCATTCCTCGTTTCCCCTCGTTCCCTGATGGTGGTTACCTTTACCCAACCTCAGGCAAAGTCAATGGCCAGACAGCgctgtgtgtgacctttcagtaTCAACAGTTCCTCAACATTG CAAAGCAGTTGGTCTACTTTTATCCACGTTTCTATAACTGCTCAGTGCCTGCTTCCTTCCTGGCCGACCTGCCACAGTTGGCCCAGTTATGCAAGGGCTCCAAACCAGAGCCAGCCTCAAAGACCAGCATGAAAGAGCTGGTATCCATTGGAGGAAACACATTTCTTAGCTTTGCCAAGTCTGAGCACCTTGTTGATG ACATCTACACAGGCTGGGTGGCTCAGGCCCTGGATGCTGACCTCCTGGTTCAGTCATGGCAAAGACAAGGCTGGAAGCTGCCCTCCAACTGCTCGCTGCCCAAACATGTCATGAACATCCAGAGGATCCAGCCCTCTGAATCAGTCCTGTTCCACTCCTACAACGACCACTCTAAGTGGTGCGTAtcacaaacatatgaaaaacaGCTCACATGCCTGGGCGATCTAAACAGGGAGGTGTCTCAGATGAGGTGTGGAGGGGGCCTGATCTGTACCTTCAATCCTTCAGTTTACAACGCCTTCAGAAGAGCAGTGGACTGGTACGAGGGCTGTTGA
- the LOC114462387 gene encoding deoxyribonuclease-2-alpha-like isoform X2, translated as MALFNIVMIPFTICSVIMFQGCDSDVTCKNDSGHDVDWFILYKLPAGLSYYYMDESTSGWRLSAKQIDSVTGALGNTLKPLLDFYDKKTEGFGYMLYNDQPSNKKGAAPSRFGHSKGVVLLNRMGGVWLSHSTPRFPNYRRKVFWPKNANANAQTFMCVTYPYEQFNQIGIQLKYIRAYSFDSDLPTTFDNNLRCVAQQSCVPRGPPWFSVMTLTSKSGRKFSSFAKYTRFGDDLYSGLIVNKALQNLYVKSWGRMRHPLPSNCTTTIPHHVYNVKKLMFTQKICFNFTQDHSKWSVTVDGSWTCIADMNREESQMKRGGGAICTDNPVVGKAFVRLIPDSGYEKC; from the exons ATGGCTCTTTTT AACATAGTGATGATCCCATTCACTATATGTTCAGTCATTATGTTTCAAGGCTGCGACTCTGACGTGACCTGCAAGAACGACTCAGGCCATGATGTTGATTG GTTCATTTTATACAAGTTGCCTGCAGGGTTGTCTTACTATTACATGGATGAGAGCACCAGTGGGTGGAGACTCAGTGCAAAGCAGATTGACAGTGTGACTGGTGCATTGGGTAACACGCTGAAACCACTTCTTGACTTCTACGACAAAAAG ACTGAAGGCTTTGGTTACATGCTATACAATGATCAACCTTCAAATAAAAAGGGTGCTGCTCCTTCTAGATTTGGTCATAGTAAAG GTGTTGTGTTGCTGAACAGAATGGGTGGAGTTTGGCTGTCACACAGCACACCACGATTTCCCAATTATCGCAGAAAAGTCTTTTGGCCAAAgaatgctaatgccaatgctcAAACCTTTATGTGTGTGACTTATCCCTATGAGCAATTTAATCAAATAG GTATACAGCTCAAGTACATCCGTGCTTATTCATTTGACTCTGATCTACCAACGACCTTTGACAACAACCTGCGATGTGTTGCTCAGCAGAGTTGCGTCCCTCGAGGGCCACCATGGTTCAGTGTAATGACTCTGACTTCCAAATCTGGACGCAAGTTCTCCAGCTTTGCTAAATATACACGTTTTGGTGATG ATCTCTACTCTGGCTTGATTGTGAATAAGGCATTGCAGAATCTGTATGTGAAGAGCTGGGGAAGGATGCGTCACCCTCTCCCCTCTAACTGTACCACCACCATCCCCCATCATGTCTATAATGTGAAAAAGTTaatgtttacacaaaaaatttgttttaatttcactCAAGATCACTCCAAGTGGTCTGTGACAGTGGATGGGAGTTGGACCTGCATTGCAGATATGAACAGAGAGGAGAGTCAAATGAAACGTGGGGGCGGAGCAATATGCACTGACAACCCTGTGGTTGGAAAGGCTTTCGTTCGGCTGATCCCAGACTCAGGCtatgaaaaatgttga
- the LOC114462387 gene encoding deoxyribonuclease-2-alpha-like isoform X1 yields MSVLSFQNIVMIPFTICSVIMFQGCDSDVTCKNDSGHDVDWFILYKLPAGLSYYYMDESTSGWRLSAKQIDSVTGALGNTLKPLLDFYDKKTEGFGYMLYNDQPSNKKGAAPSRFGHSKGVVLLNRMGGVWLSHSTPRFPNYRRKVFWPKNANANAQTFMCVTYPYEQFNQIGIQLKYIRAYSFDSDLPTTFDNNLRCVAQQSCVPRGPPWFSVMTLTSKSGRKFSSFAKYTRFGDDLYSGLIVNKALQNLYVKSWGRMRHPLPSNCTTTIPHHVYNVKKLMFTQKICFNFTQDHSKWSVTVDGSWTCIADMNREESQMKRGGGAICTDNPVVGKAFVRLIPDSGYEKC; encoded by the exons ATGAGTGTCCTGTCATTTCAGAACATAGTGATGATCCCATTCACTATATGTTCAGTCATTATGTTTCAAGGCTGCGACTCTGACGTGACCTGCAAGAACGACTCAGGCCATGATGTTGATTG GTTCATTTTATACAAGTTGCCTGCAGGGTTGTCTTACTATTACATGGATGAGAGCACCAGTGGGTGGAGACTCAGTGCAAAGCAGATTGACAGTGTGACTGGTGCATTGGGTAACACGCTGAAACCACTTCTTGACTTCTACGACAAAAAG ACTGAAGGCTTTGGTTACATGCTATACAATGATCAACCTTCAAATAAAAAGGGTGCTGCTCCTTCTAGATTTGGTCATAGTAAAG GTGTTGTGTTGCTGAACAGAATGGGTGGAGTTTGGCTGTCACACAGCACACCACGATTTCCCAATTATCGCAGAAAAGTCTTTTGGCCAAAgaatgctaatgccaatgctcAAACCTTTATGTGTGTGACTTATCCCTATGAGCAATTTAATCAAATAG GTATACAGCTCAAGTACATCCGTGCTTATTCATTTGACTCTGATCTACCAACGACCTTTGACAACAACCTGCGATGTGTTGCTCAGCAGAGTTGCGTCCCTCGAGGGCCACCATGGTTCAGTGTAATGACTCTGACTTCCAAATCTGGACGCAAGTTCTCCAGCTTTGCTAAATATACACGTTTTGGTGATG ATCTCTACTCTGGCTTGATTGTGAATAAGGCATTGCAGAATCTGTATGTGAAGAGCTGGGGAAGGATGCGTCACCCTCTCCCCTCTAACTGTACCACCACCATCCCCCATCATGTCTATAATGTGAAAAAGTTaatgtttacacaaaaaatttgttttaatttcactCAAGATCACTCCAAGTGGTCTGTGACAGTGGATGGGAGTTGGACCTGCATTGCAGATATGAACAGAGAGGAGAGTCAAATGAAACGTGGGGGCGGAGCAATATGCACTGACAACCCTGTGGTTGGAAAGGCTTTCGTTCGGCTGATCCCAGACTCAGGCtatgaaaaatgttga